Part of the Spea bombifrons isolate aSpeBom1 chromosome 3, aSpeBom1.2.pri, whole genome shotgun sequence genome, CAAGGCTTGTAAAATGTCCTAGTTGTCTCCGAAAGGTATGACAGTTGTAGTTTACTGCTGTTGCGCCTCTTCCATTGGGATCAGATGAAGAACGCAGAGCTCAACAACAGAGAAGAAGTTATGAGCCAGACTGTGATGATGATATAAAATCGAGCAAAAAGTTTGGAGGCAGATCTTAAAATCTGGACTTGTCGAGCCCTCTGTCTTAGTTGATAttcactatatatttatttttttcattaaataaacttAATTCTTCAAACTGTAGCTATATCAGATGTAACCTACCTCTTGGTATTATCAGTATTGGTTGAGAGACCTTATTAAATACTCGGCACATTTTCTTACCGCAATTTGGGTTTTAGAAGTTGTGTTAAATCATTTTTGTAGTGATGCcactgttttatatattaatacccAGAAAACGATTGGTTTCTCATCTCCTGAAATGTAATGTTAATGGGAAGTAAGATGCTTTAGAGAACACTTTCCCCCAAACCTTCATTACGATGAATAAAACTATGTAATAATGTGCgttttttgcataatgttttttattcaaGTGATATTTCATGCCTttgtgaccaaaaaaaaaaagatactagTTGAATCCAGGATTATTGTAATTTTgtgatatttatgtttttgtttttttagtatgaGGTGCCTTTGAAAGTATTCCATTTCATGGACCCGCAGGTTCTTTATATCCGTGATAGTCTCAGCGGTTGCCAATTCAAACATTTTAGATATTAGCTATGGGCAAGTCTGTCATATTATTACGAAAGGAGCGTGACTGGATTAGAAGGTTAACATTGTGGTGGTTGCTGCAGTCTCTCTCTtctgacattatatataaaggGCACGCTTTAGCTTTTGGTAATACTTTTAATATTCCCAATGCCTTTAATACTTTAGGACCCGCGTCATTTTCACGTTTCTACCAGACTATCCAAATGGCAGGTAGTAAAACCAAGAAACACGATGTGCTTTATATGAGGAGGTTAAACAAGTAGAGGTGAATATCCTTACCCATAAACCTCCCACGTACTATGACTTTCAGATAGGGGGTCAGTGCCTAAAATTAGAATACAGCCGCTTTTGCTAAACACGCAtgcctgaaaaaaaaccaaaacaaaggaACACTTTTTCAGATGTATGAGCAATGCAGATGTAATGATCTGTAAGTTTTTCAGTCACTTCGATGCaaaccagctttttttttttttttctttagatccagttatttttttaataaaatttcccATAGTAAGCTTGCAAGTAGAGCCCtcttttcctatatatatatatatatatatgaattgctgcgtaaattgttggctttttaaataaaaggtaacAAGACGGTGTCTATAATTTCTCTGCTGCTTTCTCTGAAGCTCAGTTGGGTGGGGAAATCTCTAGTTCCCCTGTATGTATATCGGGTATAGCCCATATGTATTGAAATGATATTTATTATGGATTATGATCTCGGGGAGAAAGTGTTACCTTGTCTGCGTACTGTAAACGTCCCTTTCTCCTCTTCACGATGGTGCTTCATTAGTGATGCATAGTTGTACATCCATAATGAATGAGGCAGGGAAATGAATAAGCATACCTTAAAATGCCCGGAGCTGCTTCTTTCTTGAGTGAGcccttgaaaaataaaaagttgctGATAAATATGACTTCAGAGGTTATTTGCTCAGACCCTTCTGTTGGTCAGACACTACTTGGAATGCCTTCGTTTCATTATTCTGGTCTGTAAGAACCATTAAGTAGACTAACATTGTGTAGAGCATTTCTTCAGTTTATCTGATCACAAATTTTCCTAAGactttatttaatgttatttaaccAGCCAGGCCTAATCTTGACTGTGGTTATGCTACATCACTCATGCATTATTATGTCAAAAAAAACTGGAGATTTCTCTATTTATCATCAACtaattaagcaaaaaaaaaagcataatgcCACATTGCTTCCAGAACCCAGAACCATCGCTTTTATTTCAAATTCATGCAAAGAAATGTGTGAACGGAATATTAACACAGTAAAACCAGCCttaaattatatgattattCAGGAATAGTCATTTACGCATTGACAAACCTCTAATCTATAACACCGAAGCCATCggaaaatatataatcaaaCCGTGAATGCAATGATTAAAATGTGCACAATGCTTAGCAGTGTTGTGTTGTCATCCTTGGTGTCTTGTTTTATGCAGTTATGCAAAAGCAGAATAAACAAGAATAAATTTAAACTAATTGGCTAGATTCCTAAAGGGTAATATGagcatcttcttctttttttttttttttttttttttttgcaagcaaCAAAATGTTCAATGGCTGGAAAGAAACTGGGAATTCCTTGTAAAAACTTGTATTCTAGAGCTCGATTAAATGGTACGAAGAGTTGGGTGTTACCCTGTGTCAGTTTTATGTTACGCCTAGAACCTTTTACCTTTCTGTTTTTCTGCGTCGTCGGGatactttcatttatttcacaatatttAAGTAAAGGCTGCCTAACATGGATGTACCGATATCTGAAACTGTGTAGGAGTTCTAGGATTTCTATAATTTGTCCAATAAACCTGCTAGCATTGTATGGTAATGGGCTGAGCTAATGTGTTACCCATCATACATTAAACCTGTCTGGTTAGTATAAATTGATCACTTCTATTCTAGAACGTAGTTGTTGACACTGGGCAAATTTAACTTCTAAATgaacctttctttttttcattaacttgTGACACTAGATGGTGAGTTCTAGATGCAGTATGTGAAGGTCTTCTAGCTGGATGTACATAAGACAGCTATTCATTCATTTTGCTGGGTCAGGAGACTGGAGTAGGCACTGTACATTTTCATACACAAACTaaatttaaggtttttttgtttgtttttattatcctTCTGCTTTCTGTTGTCATGGCAATTTCATGTCTCGTGTCGATTTTACATCCAAGATATGTGAAATCTGAAAAGGCGAAAAACGTAAACCTTTATAAAAATTTCTTAAGATACAGCGGTTGTCATATATTGAGGAGTTTTGTTGTTACTTTATCTAATCGTGTGGATGAGATAAATGTGATTGTTAATTGTGTAATTGTGTCCATAGATGCAtggatttgtgttttgtttctctTCCTGAGAAACGTGTGCCATGTTGTTCCACTAAAGTGTAGgcaaaaagttatatatatatatatatatatatatatatatatatatatcttattttaatgGGGCTCTGAACAGTTTATCATTATTTCAGGGTACCGCCTGTCTTGTCTTTTAGGACGTGGTCCATGGCTCTTCCTTTTCACCCAATGTGGTCTGGGTTTAGTGTTAAAAAGGTAGCATTGGTACCGGTTTTAACCTTCTGTCATCTGGCGGAAGTTTTAAAAGGGATTTTTAAAGTTAGGATGCCCAATGCTTATGGAAATTTATCCAATGCCAGGTTAATGGAAGAGAGGACTATCATACTTTCTTTATCTCCCACTCTACTCATAATACCTGCCCCTGGGATGGGTGTTGTAGAAATATTCGCATACAAGGTATTTTGAAGGGTTGACTGTACAATCTATAGAACATCATACCATAACCAGGGGTTTAAGGTCTGAAAACTATAGGATTATGTGAAAACGTCAGCGAGAACCCTTTGCCGTAGCAGCAAAGTATATCTGTAGAAATGCTTGCGTGTAATCCTCAACTCGTGCAATAAATAGGTTGTGTTTTTcgtagcattattttttttattttaaatgatgcaTACTCTTAAAATTGAAAGGCTCTATGACTAGCAACTTGTTTTCGTATGCCGTAGACGTacgaaaatatttttcttgtagAACCTGAAAATGTGGCCTCAGTTCTTGTTCCTCCTGCATATGCAAGCAGTGGTATTGTACCCATATGACCACTGTTTGCTTATGTAAATGTGTAATCTAACCCAGATAATTGCGCTGAGCTGAGAATGGCCTCTTTCGTCTTTTCTCAAGAACTCCCATCTCCAGTTGCTTAAAAAGAAATTACCCTGAAAcaaaatacagtaatattagGTAAACTGTAATAATTTACCTAAATTGACGCTTTTGGCAGTGGTTTTGCATTGCTCGTTCCTGGGCAAATTGTTGCCTGCTGGAAAGCAGGAAAACGTTTGACTATTTGATGTCTCGGTCGATTCAAAATTCTGTTTTAATCTCCTCTGACTCGGCTGCCAAGATCCCCCTCCCCTCTGTCTCTCGATTTCTGCCTTGCCTTTTGGTATCATGTTGCAAGGCACACTGGAGAATTTACCGAGCACCAGTGTTGGTTTTGACAACCGCATATATGACcagtttaaaggaacagtcatgcttaaatgtgtatgtttgtatatgtatgtgtgtatgtatatatgtatatatgtgtatatgtatgtgtatatatatatatatatataaaataatattttgtgcgtctatatataaatgtatataatagataataaaaatCCCTGTTCAGATTTTTCATAGCTTGTGTGGCTTGATGTTTACCAAGCAGTCAATAGCAACTGTCGGGTTATTAAATATCCTCTGAAGCTTCTTCTGCTAGATGAATCCATGATTCCGTGGCAGGGCAACATGCCACCTCTCAACTGCTAAACTACAACTGCTTGGAGGTTGGCAAGCCCTAAAATGTCCTAGTCGTATTTATACTATTTTTGATAGTTTTTGCGAGCTCTAGTGAACTTGCAGTGGCCATGGGAGGAACAATGTATCTAATTTTAGAGTAATGGTGGACTTGTTCAACTTGTTTCAGCATGATGCTCTTTTAATTGCAAAAAGTCTGGCGGATACCTGGATTAGGCTCGGTATATACGTAAGCCTGTTCTGAAGGGGCGATGTGAGACCTTATTTGAAAGAACGGGCATCAGGTTCCCAACAGCCATTGTAACACATTTTTGCTCCCAGGGTTTAAGACGACTAAATAACCACTTTGCCCATTAGATAGCCGTTTCAATAAAAGCGAcagtaaaagtaatatttttgatCATTAAATGTAACTTTATAGACACTCATGATTAAGGAAGGTACATTTTAATGTGGGTTTTATGAGAAAAATGTGAATGTGTTTGGATCTTGTAGGTATTGTGAAAATTAACTAAGAttagatattttatatagtaaatcccccttttttttttttctttagaaactaTGATGGACAGCCGCTGGACAACATCAGAGCTTGCTTGGGTTGCATACCCAGACTCTGGGGTAAGATTTCCTCCTACTCCCCGATTCACTGCATTACTGCTAAAGCTCCCGTCATAAATGCAATGATCCGTTCTATTATTCTTGCATCTCTAGTTTCGAGTATGGCTTCCACCATGCTCTTTTAAATTCTGGGTTTTGATCAGACTGCCGTTCGGTCATACTTTCCTTTTTCCCAGTGTTTTGTTTCCCCCCTTCATTCTTCTTATTTTGCCCTCCCTCTTCCCACCAGTGTACCCACTGCAAGTCATTTCACTGCTAATCCTATTCATTTCTTTTCTCTATTTGTCAGTCTTTCTTCTGTAGCGACTGACCCATCCTTACCATGCCCCCACCCTCTAACACACTTTCCCTGCACACATCTTAAGAATGGTTTACTTTCTGACTCATTCGATTCATTGTGGCTGTACAGTCTTTGTCTTCGCCTATCTCTGGATCTAAAGCCATAATTACCATCTTTCCTCATGCCTCTCTTCCTGATATTGCATTTAATATCTTGGTTCTTCATTGGCAAGAGTGTTTATAAACCTTTctctttggttaaaaaaaatgagggtGTTGCTTCCCACATCCATCTTTCGGTTCACCCTTTCCTACCCCTTGCTTTCCCAAACCATTCCACCTCTATTATTTTCTCCTTGAGTCCTGTCAATTTTGtttcttattgttttacatactgTGACTTTTTTGTACCTTGCACCCCTGTCCCTTTAATCTTGTCTTTCATACACAGTCCACCATCCATGCTGTAATTTGTTCTTTCCTTACTGCTTCatcattgtttttctttgttctacttcataaataatactttttttttttttgatttttgccAGTGGGAGGAAGTAAGCGGATATGATGATGCATCCAATCCTATAAGGACGTATCAGGTGTGTAACGTGCGTCAGCTCAATCAGAACAACTGGCTCCGCACACAGTTTATTCCACGTAAGGATGTCCAGCGCATCTATGTGGAACTGAAGTTCTCCGTGCGAGATTGTAACAGCCTTCCCAGCGTTCCAGGATCGTGCAAAGAAACCTTTAACATGTTCTATTATGAGTCTGACACCGACTCTGCCTCTGCTGATAGTCCTTTTTGGATGGAGAATCCTTACATTAAGGTGGATACCATTGCCCCTGATGAGAGCTTCTCACGTCGGGATTCTGGCAGAGTCAACACAAAGGTTCGCAGCTTTGGGCCGCTTTCCCGTGCTGGTTTTTACTTGGCGTTCCAGGACTTGGGTGCTTGCGTATCTCTTATTTCAGTGCGAGTATTCTACAAGAAATGTCCAAGCACCGTGGCTAGTTTTGCAAGTTTCCCTGAGACTCTGACTGGTGCTGAGCGCACCTCGTTGGTCATTGCACCTGGAACCTGTGTGCCTAATGCTCTTGAAGTATCTGTTCCTCTAAAGCTTTATTGTAACGCCGATGGAGATTGGCTGCTGCCTGTGGGTGCCTGCACGTGTGCAGCGGGCTACGAACCTGCCGGAAAGGACACTCAATGCAAAGGTATGTGGACAAAGTGAAAATGGCGGCACCGTTGTAGTTGGAGGTGCTACAACAAGTAGTGTTCcctttcctttttctcctttttatacCCAAGTCTCTCTTGTCACAAAATTTTAttcatgttttggtttttatatCTTATTCCAGCTTGTCCGCGTGGAACATACAAATCAAAACAAGGTGAAGGCATCTGCATCCCatgccccccaaacagcaggGCACTATCTGCTGCTGCCACAGTTTGTCCTTGCCAGAATGGATACTACAGAGCTGATGGCGAAACTCCTGAAATTGCATGCACAAGTAAGGAGAATTTGTGCATTTTTGTCATGTCAAGGGTGTACCTTTATCAGAGCAGTGGCAAAGGTTTGGCCCCCTTAATCTGTCTTGCATCCTACTGTAAAACTCCTTTTTGAACCAGGCATTCATTCATATTTGGAACAGTCCTTTGTTTCCTATCTCATTGGGACTGTCATGCACCCTATTACCACGCCAAGGAACCTGCTCATATCTTTGATGGTTAACTGAAAATATCATAGGGCTGTCAGTGAAAGTCAGCTGTGCCATTATGTCTCTCTGAAATTTATACTTTTAATCCTAAGGATACTGTCAGCTCCGTATGATAATACTGATGACATAAGCAAAGTCAGAATTCCCAGCTTCAACTCTACTGATATGGTGCTTAGATAGACATCACTGTTTCTCAGAGGCGCTCCTTTTTCAGACAACAGTGGCAGTTATTTATCTCTTGCTACATGATGATCCTTCCATTCTCACCATTACTATAAGAAAAGAGAAAGCGAGTCAGGAGGGCATGAGACTGTGTGAAGGTGGCAGGGGCCTGGGATATTTAGATTGTGATTTAGGATAagacatgaaaaaaatgtgacaGGTGGCAAATGTCATGACTGCTGTCAATCTTTTTCAATCTCTACattcctttctctcttttcagcTGTGCCCTCTGCTCCGCGAAATGTAATCTCTAATGTGAATGAGACCTCTGTTGTCCTGGAGTGGGTGGAACCTGGTGATTCAGGTGGTCGTGAAGATGTTATGTATAACATCATTTGTAAAAAGTGCTCGGGGAAGCTGTGCTCTCGCTGTGACGACAATGTTCAGTTCTGGCCTCGACAACTTGGAGTCACtcaaagtcatgtttctgtcaGTCATCTCCAAGCTCATACAAAGTACAGTTTTGAGATCCAGGCAGTAAATGGGGTGTCTGGCAAGAGCCCCCACCCACCAAATTACCATTCTGTTAACATAACAACCAACCAAGCAGGTGAGAAAACCCAGACATTCTTCCCATATCCTGATGAgagttttacataaaatataattacctTTTGATGATCCAGGgcagttttttcttttgcattggGAACCTCTTACACTAAGAGCGACGCTAAACAGTCCCTTTGCACAGATGTTATGGTCAAGTAAATTCATTGTTACGAGAATGAAGAAGAATTAGACAACTTCTGTATAGATGACTCATGTgtgatttactttctttcctTAGCTCCTTCGGCTGTGCCTAATGTGATATCTCATGGCAGCTCAGCAGGTTCTCTCACTTTGTCATGGTCGCCTCCTGAGAGTCCCAATGGCATCATTCTGGATTATGAGATAAAGTATTTTGCAAAAGTAAGCACacaaatatgtttcatttgCCTAAATACATCTGTCCTCTTCTCCAAAAACATTTCCCCCATGTTTCGCTcagggatttttattttttatgttttatttttttgtcaccaTGTTTTTCATCTCAAACCCTTTCCTTTTCTACATCCAATccccaatttctttttttttttttttttttttttttgttctctcctCTTCAGGACTTTCATTGCATTTTTGCACACTCTGTCGCCCAGTTTACCATACTGCTTTCATGTTTACTTTGCACTCTGTTACTCAACTACCATTAGACGTATGCAGTGCCAAAATATTCCCTATACTCTCcttccttttgtttcttttacagttttaatacaattatttcCTTACTTTTCAGGGCCACAGTGGTGCGGGTAACACAGTAACCAGTCAGCGCACAACGCTTCGTATCGAAGGAATGCAGGCTGACACTATATATGTAGTCCAGGTTCGAGCTCGTACGGTGGCTGGATATGGTGCATACAGTGAGCCACGGGAGTTCCAGACCACAGCCGAGGATGGTGTGTAAACATCTGAAAAACTCATTCTTGCACGTACCTCTAATATAACCACTAATCCTCTAATTGCCACATTCTTTCCTTCGGTCACCTGTTACACACCAGGCCCCTTCTTTCTTCTCATAGATCCCTTATTTTTTGTAGATGTATTCCAAATGACCTTTAACCACCAATTATTACAGATAACTGGCTGTGTTATCTTTGATTTCTATCCTGTAATGAGTTGGTTTAGCAGTCACAGGATGCAGTCACTCTCCCATCCCAACTTATGTTTAGCCATCCATTTCATGCAGTTTCATGAGTGTATGGATGGTGATCAAGCTGGCATGGTGGCTTATATGACCTTATTGCTTAGTAGGTAAAACAAACAGcttgtttactttatttgttGGTTATATCATTCTTTCACATACAAACTCCCAACTCCCTTTTTTGTGCCCGCTGATGTTTAAACCTCGGCCACCTATGCCGAGGAAGAAACACTGTTACCTCTAAATACGCTAGAATCTTGCTATATCCTGGTTCATAGTCATCTACCTGATCAGTACTGCTGCCTCCCATTTTATCCCTCAACATATCCTAGATTTTCACCTGATTGTTTAGTTAATCCCCTGAGCCATACACAACCATTTCAGGTTCTCTAAACCCCTGCTTAAACCTCCTGTCCAGGTTACTATACTACACTTATCCATCTAATCGTCCTACGTAATCCAAGTGTAATTTATTAAACCGGTTTGGGGATTAAATAATTTGGTAGAAAAGCAGGGGTAGCACATGGTAAAACACCACATCTTCATGTAGCTAACAAAATTACTCTATCCGTATCCATTCCTGGTATAACCGTacgcatgtgttttttttggttttttttttgcggtgCTCGCATGCTCACTGgtattttttctgtctttttatgAAAGACAGTTTAAGCACGCTTTTATTTCCACGCTCATTGAGTCCACTTACCCAGTAACTTCTCTAGCACACTGAACCCAACCCCCCCATTCTTGCTTTGCCCTGACTTCCAACACTGTTTAACAGTGGCCACCAATCAGCAGGTACATACCCATTCCCATAGCACACAGGTGACCCCTGCCTACTGATCACTTACTTTCTTCTTACCGATCCCTTGCTTTTCATTGGTTCATCACTCCTAAAATTTCCTTTGCCCACTGATTGCTTTCCTACCGTTTTCCCTGGGCCCACAGATTCCCCACTGTCTATTTTTCCTGTGCCTGCTGATTCCTCGCCTCCATGCCTTCCTGTGCCCATTGAcccctcaccctccctcctcctttctccctccccttttttccccccgcAGGCGACCGGAGCAGTCTTCAAGAGCAGGTCCCAATGGTTGTTGGCTCTGTGACGGCTGGACTGATATTTATAATTGCTGTTGTCGTTATTATAATTGTTTGTTTCAGGTGAGTATCTTTTGGATATCTGGGTGGATTTCAGGAGCTCACTATCTGAGTATTTTAACACTCTGGACATGGTTTATAACATTGGTTCCTCTtgtctttt contains:
- the EPHB3 gene encoding ephrin type-B receptor 3 — its product is MLVAWVVFAVLAAVEGLEETMMDSRWTTSELAWVAYPDSGWEEVSGYDDASNPIRTYQVCNVRQLNQNNWLRTQFIPRKDVQRIYVELKFSVRDCNSLPSVPGSCKETFNMFYYESDTDSASADSPFWMENPYIKVDTIAPDESFSRRDSGRVNTKVRSFGPLSRAGFYLAFQDLGACVSLISVRVFYKKCPSTVASFASFPETLTGAERTSLVIAPGTCVPNALEVSVPLKLYCNADGDWLLPVGACTCAAGYEPAGKDTQCKACPRGTYKSKQGEGICIPCPPNSRALSAAATVCPCQNGYYRADGETPEIACTTVPSAPRNVISNVNETSVVLEWVEPGDSGGREDVMYNIICKKCSGKLCSRCDDNVQFWPRQLGVTQSHVSVSHLQAHTKYSFEIQAVNGVSGKSPHPPNYHSVNITTNQAAPSAVPNVISHGSSAGSLTLSWSPPESPNGIILDYEIKYFAKGHSGAGNTVTSQRTTLRIEGMQADTIYVVQVRARTVAGYGAYSEPREFQTTAEDGDRSSLQEQVPMVVGSVTAGLIFIIAVVVIIIVCFSRKQRNDPESEYTEKLQQYMVPGMKLYIDPFTYEDPNEAVRDFAKEIDISCVKIEEVIGAGEFGEVCRGRLKQPARREQLVAIKTLKAGYTEQQRRDFLGEASIMGQFDHPNIIRLEGVVTRSRPVMILTEFMENGALDSFLRMNDGQFTVIQLVGILRGIAAGMKYLAEMNYVHRDLAARNILVNSNLVCKVSDFGLSRFLENSRSDPTYTCSLGGKIPIRWTAPEAISYRKFTSASDVWSYGIVMWEVMSYGERPYWDMSNQDVINAVEQDYRLPPPMDCPAALHQLMLDCWLRDRNLRPKFSQIVSSLDKLIRNAASLKVISPIQAGVSQQLLDRTVPDYTTFPTVGDWLEAIKMGQYQENFLSAGFTSFHLVAQMTAEDLLRIGVTLAGHQKKLLHSIQDMRLQMSQTLPVQV